One Trichosurus vulpecula isolate mTriVul1 chromosome 7, mTriVul1.pri, whole genome shotgun sequence genomic region harbors:
- the ZNF687 gene encoding zinc finger protein 687 isoform X2: MLLRRRRRPPGSGLGWVNPRQNRAPGKPGVGPTPTMGDMKTPDFDDLLAAFDIPDIDANEAIHSGPEESEGPGAQGKAEPSGGGSSGEGPGAAGDGLTVPAQPSDHNLPHPDISAVSVIVKNTVCPEQPDSVGGGPGGDGARAGPGPKEGPVGPRQLQNGFGGPEPPPSGAARSPVPPKGESWKDKAGEGKPSLDLFAHFGPEPRDPGPLPPSASSSHEGSLTSSSFSAPFELSQENGPSLLPPDSSRPSGTTEPGCNSPLHPSGSGRSGVASTPKEVGILPTSSPSRVGGTPFFKSLPASGNPPSSPKPLGTSPPRDEDEEDEGTADKSAPDTPQSPSSGAEAADEDSNDSPASSSSSRPLKVRIKTIKTSCGNITRTVTRVPSDPDPPPAAVPPTEGALPAEAGLPKVPPVTSTPESPKVVSVQLGDGTKLKGTVLPVATIQNASTAMLMAANVARKAVVLPASATPKAMAKNVLGLAPQTLPKSEGRVAPGSGGQKVNGASVVMVQPSRPTGAGGTVISRTQSGLVEAFNKVLNSKNLLPAYRPNLCPPVEAGLALPPSGYRCLECGDAFSLEKSLARHYDRRSMRIEVTCNHCARRLIFFNKCSLLLHAREHKDRGLVMQCSHLVMRPVALDQMVGQPDITPLVPVAAPPANPLPSATSGTGEGTAESLVSPLSAELPPASAPPFTYTCFRCLECKEQCRDKAGMATHFQQAGPPAPGVASNVCSTCPMMLPNRCSLSAHQRMHKSRPPHVCPECGGNFLLANFQAHLRETCLHFSRRVGYRCPSCSVVFGGVNSIKSHIQTSHCEVFHKCPICPMAFKSAPSAHAHLYTQHPGFSAQEAKLIYKCAMCDTVFTHKPLLSSHFDQHLLPQRVSVFKCPSCPLLFAQKRTMLEHLKNSHQAGRLGEEAGGKGTGGTLLTPKPEPEELTLSRGRAGPPTEESSSSSEEEEPPSSPEPPRPAKRSRREPRGNRGSRARGGGLGGWTCGLCHSWFPEQDEYVAHMKKEHGKSVKKFPCRLCERSFCSAPSLRRHVRVNHEGIKRVYPCRYCTEGKRTFSSRLILEKHIQVRHRLRLGSQSPSLAAGLARGSAQGPGRKHRPSSDSCSEEPDSTTPPAKPLRAGPGTSSRMPLRYRTVTGAEQGHPGGLQGDDGASQCRDCGLCFASPGSLSRHRFISHKKRRYGGGLPGGGAGAVEEVPPQSGPEPEGDSPLPASGGPLACKVCGKGFDSPLNLKTHFRTHGMAFIRARQGGNGDS; encoded by the exons ATGCtgctccgccgccgccgccgcccacCTGGGTCCGGCTTGGGGTGGGTGAACCCCCGGCAGAACCGTGCTCCCGGCAAGCCAG GTGTAGGTCCCACCCCCACTATGGGGGACATGAAGACCCCAgactttgatgacctccttgctgcCTTTGACATCCCTGATATTGATGCTAATGAGGCCATACATTCAGGGCCTGAGGAAAGTGAGGGGCCTGGGGCCCAAGGGAAGGCAGAACCCAGTGGTGGGGGATCTTCTGGGGAAGGACCTGGGGCTGCTGGAGATGGGCTGACGGTTCCAGCCCAGCCTTCTGACCATAACCTTCCCCATCCAGACATCTCTGCTGTCAGCGTTATTGTCAAAAACACTGTATGCCCAGAACAGCCTGATTCTGTGGGTGGTGGTCCAGGTGGGGATGGAGCCCGAGCAGGGCCAGGGCCTAAGGAAGGGCCTGTGGGACCCCGACAACTGCAAAATGGTTTTGGGGGCCCTGAGCCACCCCCCTCAGGAGCAGCCCGCTCCCCAGTTCCTCCCAAAGGAGAGAGTTGGAAAGACAAAGCAGGGGAAGGGAAGCCTTCCTTGGACCTCTTTGCACATTTTGGGCCTGAGCCCCGGGACCCAGGCCCCTTGCCTCCTTCTGCCTCATCATCCCATGAGGGGTCCCTGACCTCGTCCTCCTTCTCTGCCCCTTTTGAATTGAGCCAGGAAAATGGTCCTTCTCTGCTGCCACCCGATTCTTCCCGACCCTCAGGAACCACAGAGCCAGGCTGTAACAGCCCCCTTCATCCTTCTGGCTCAGGCAGGTCTGGTGTGGCCTCTACCCCCAAAGAGGTGGGCATCCTTCCTACCAGTTCACCCTCCCGGGTGGGCGGGACCCCTTTTTTTAAGTCATTGCCAGCCTCAGGAAACCCTCCCAGCTCCCCAAAGCCACTGGGCACCAGTCCACCAagggatgaagatgaagaagatgagggAACAGCTGACAAGTCTGCCCCTGATACCCCTCAGAGCCCTTCAAGTGGAGCTGAGGCCGCTGATGAGGACAGCAATGACTCCCCAGCCTCTTCCAGCTCCTCCCGACCTCTCAAAGTTCGTATCAAAACTATTAAAACTTCTTGTGGGAATATCACAAGAACCGTGACACGTGTCCCCTCAGACCCTGACCCCCCTCCTGCTGCTGTCCCCCCAACTGAAGGTGCCCTCCCGGCTGAGGCTGGCCTCCCAAAGGTTCCCCCAGTGACCTCTACCCCTGAGAGCCCCAAAGTGGTGAGTGTCCAGTTAGGGGATGGCACAAAGCTGAAGGGCACAGTGCTTCCAGTAGCTACCATCCAGAATGCCAGTACTGCTATGCTGATGGCAGCGAACGTGGCCCGTAAGGCTGTAGTcctgcctgcttcagccaccccCAAGGCAATGGCCAAAAATGTCCTTGGCTTGGCACCCCAGACCCTGCCCAAATCAGAGGGGAGGGTGGCACCGGGGAGTGGGGGGCAGAAGGTCAACGGTGCCTCTGTGGTGATGGTGCAGCCCTCGAGGCCCACGGGGGCCGGGGGCACGGTGATCTCTCGGACCCAGTCTGGGCTGGTGGAGGCTTTCAACAAGGTCCTCAACAGCAAGAACTTGCTGCCGGCGTACCGACCCAATCTGTGCCCACCAGTGGAGGCCGGGCTGGCTCTGCCTCCTTCAGGGTACCGCTGCCTGGAATGTGGGGATGCCTTCTCCTTAGAGAAGAGCCTGGCGAGACACTATGACCGCCGCAGCATGCGGATCGAGGTCACCTGCAACCACTGTGCCCGCCGTCTCATCTTCTTCAACAAGTGCAGCCTCCTACTGCATGCCCGTGAGCACAAGGACAGAGGGCTGGTCATGCAGTGCTCCCATCTTGTCATGCGGCCCGTGGCTCTGGACCAGATGGTCGGGCAGCCAGACATCACGCCTCTGGTGCCCGTGGCCGCGCCCCCTGCAAATCCCCTGCCCTCAGCTACTTCAGGCACAGGGGAGGGGACTGCCGAGTCCCTGGTGTCACCCCTGTCAGCCGAGCTGCCGCCAGCCTCTGCTCCTCCCTTTACTTACACCTGCTTTCGCTGCCTCGAGTGTAAGGAGCAGTGTCGAGACAAGGCTGGGATGGCCACTCACTTCCAGCAGGCCGGACCCCCTGCTCCTGGGGTTGCCAGCAAC GTGTGTTCAACTTGTCCCATGATGCTTCCCAATCGCTGCAGTCTGAGTGCCCACCAGCGCATGCACAAGAGCCGCCCCCCCCACGTCTGCCCTGAGTGTGGGGGAAACTTCTTGCTGGCCAACTTCCAAGCCCACCTTCGGGAAACCTGTCTACATTTCTCCCGTCGTGTTGGATACAG GTGCCCGAGCTGTTCAGTGGTGTTTGGTGGGGTGAACTCCATCAAGTCCCATATCCAGACATCACACTGCGAAGTTTTCCATAAGTGCCCCATCTGTCCCATGGCTTTCAAGTCTGCACCCAGCGCTCACGCACACCTCTACACCCAGCACCCTGGCTTCAGCGCCCAGGAAGCCAA GCTGATCTACAAGTGTGCCATGTGTGACACGGTTTTCACCCACAAGCCTCTCCTCTCTTCACACTTTGACCAGCATCTGCTGCCCCAGCGTGTCAGTGTTTTCAAGTGCCCATCTTGCCCCTTACTTTTTGCTCAGAAGAGGACCATGTTGGAGCATCTCAAG aACAGTCATCAGGCTGGGCGGCTGGGAGAGGAAGCTGGGGGGAAAGGGACTGGGGGTACCCTGCTTACCCCTAAGCCTGAACCTGAGGAATTGACTCTGTCTCGGGGTAGGGCAGGCCCCCCCACAGAGGAGTCATCTTCCTCTTCAGAAGAAGAGGAACCCCCTAGTTCCCCTGAGCCCCCCCGACCAGCTAAGAGGTCCCGACGTGAACCACGGGGGAACAGGGGCAGCAGGGCACGGGGTGGGGGGCTTGGGGGCTGGACCTGCGGCCTCTGCCACTCCTGGTTTCCTGAACAAGATGAGTATGTGGCCCACATGAAGAAGGAACATGGCAAG TCAGTGAAAAAGTTTCCATGCAGACTTTGTGAGCGCTCCTTTTGCTCTGCCCCCAGCCTGAGGCGCCACGTCAGAGTCAACCATGAGGGCATCAAGCGTGTCTACCCCTGCAG GTACTGCACAGAGGGCAAACGCACTTTCAGTAGCCGGCTGATCTTGGAGAAGCACATACAGGTCCGGCACAGGTTGCGGCTGGGCTCCCAATCCCCAAGTCTGGCGGCTGGACTTGCACGGGGTAGTGCCCAG GGTCCTGGGCGTAAGCATCGCCCTTCCTCAGACTCCTGCAGTGAGGAGCCAGACAGCACCACACCACCAGCCAAGCCCCTCCGAGCAGGGCCTGGGACCAGTAGCCGGATGCCTTTGCGCTACCGAACTGTGACTGGGGCTGAACAGGGTCATCCAGGAGGGCTTCAGGGTGATGATGGGGCCTCCCAGTGTAGGGACTGTGGCCTCTGCTTTGCCTCACCCGGCTCCCTCAGCAGACATCGATTCATCAGCCATAAGAAGAGACGATATGGTGGAGGGCTTCCTGGTGGGGGAGCAGGGGCTGTGGAGGAGGTGCCTCCCCAGTCAGGGCCTGAGCCTGAAGGTGACTCGCCCCTGCCTGCTTCTGGGGGCCCTCTGGCGTGTAAAGTCTGTGGCAAAGGCTTTGACAGCCCTCTCAACCTCAAGACACATTTTCGTACACATGGCATGGCTTTTATCCGTGCCCGGCAGGGAGGCAATGGAGACAGCTAG